A region of Nakaseomyces glabratus chromosome M, complete sequence DNA encodes the following proteins:
- a CDS encoding uncharacterized protein (CAGL0M13211g~Ortholog(s) have Golgi apparatus localization): protein MQGGVRRKKDLLPRYGNKLHPRNNGSRNPFNYMTTPMKKILGYILLLLITFAFIKTVYSDLQHEPSFELDHESLASSMEKSGKLNIDPKEFVGVNNEQRAKDKIQDTEKLMRDEKERVAVAGGGSGSGNAIGAGANNAAKKGTKKQQQQAAAAAAVGAAVPNGQEPDDLTKEQKEKQEEIKQQQQQQAPADKNNLKAKGGNNVADNSNKDKMKDIKNDMIKDSKKDVNDVKKNVKQDLKDSKKDLKNAQANV, encoded by the coding sequence ATGCAAGGAGGTGTTAGAAGGAAGAAGGACCTGTTGCCAAGGTATGGTAACAAGCTGCATCCACGCAACAATGGGTCGCGTAACCCGTTCAACTACATGACGACTccgatgaagaagatccTGGGTTACATCCTGCTGTTGTTGATCACTTTTGCATTTATCAAGACTGTGTACAGCGACTTACAACACGAGCCCAGCTTTGAACTGGATCACGAGTCCCTGGCATCAAGCATGGAAAAGAGTGGTAAGCTGAACATTGATCCAAAGGAATTTGTAGGTGTAAATAACGAACAGAGAGCCAAGGATAAGATCCAGGATACTGAGAAACTGATGAGAGATGAGAAGGAAAGAGTTGCTGTCGCTGGAGGTGGAAGCGGTAGTGGTAATGCCATCGGTGCTGGAGCCAACAATGCAGCCAAGAAAGGCACTAAAaagcagcaacaacaagCAGCTGCGGCAGCTGCCGTAGGTGCCGCTGTGCCAAACGGTCAAGAGCCAGATGACTTGACTAAGGAGCAAAAGGAGAAGCAGGAAGAGAtcaaacaacaacagcaacaacaagCCCCAGCTGATAAGAACAACCTCAAGGCTAAAGGTGGGAACAACGTTGCCGACAACTCAAACAAAGATAAGATGaaagatataaaaaatgatatgATCAAGGACTCAAAGAAAGATGTCAATGATGTGAAGAAAAACGTAAAGCAAGATTTGAAGGACTCTAAGAAAGATCTAAAGAATGCTCAAGCGAATGTGTAG